In Panthera uncia isolate 11264 chromosome B4, Puncia_PCG_1.0, whole genome shotgun sequence, one genomic interval encodes:
- the GPRC5A gene encoding retinoic acid-induced protein 3 — MATTSPSGCRSSLDAKYHRLCDTTQIWGIVLEAVAAVGTVTSVAFMLGLLILICKVQDSNRRKVLPTQFLFLLGVLGIFGLTFAFIIQLDGSTGPTRFFLFGVLFSLCFSCLLTHAFNLTKLVRGRKPLSLLVMLGLAVGFSLVQDVIAIEYIVLTMNRTNVAIFSELSASRRNEDFVLLLTYVLFLMALTFLTSCSIFCGSFTGWKRHGVHIFLTMVLSIAIWVTWITLLLISALGPEWDDTTLSSALVANGWVFLLAYIAPEFQLLTKQRNPMDYPVEDAFCKPQLMKQSYGVENRAYSQEEITQGLEELGDTLYAPYATHFQLQNRTSQKDFSIPRAQTRTSPYNDYEGRKGGS; from the exons ATGGCCACGACATCCCCTAGTGGTTGCCGCTCAAGCCTGGACGCCAAGTACCACAGACTTTGTGATACCACTCAAATCTGGGGCATTGTCCTAGAAGCGGTGGCCGCAGTGGGGACTGTGACCTCGGTGGCCTTCATGCTCGGTCTCCTGATCCTCATCTGCAAGGTGCAGGACTCCAACAGGCGAAAAGTGCTCCCGACCCAGTTTCTCTTCTTGCTGGGTGTGCTGGGCATCTTCGGCCTCACCTTCGCTTTCATCATCCAACTCGATGGCAGTACAGGGCCCACCCGCTTCTTCCTCTTCGGcgtcctcttctccctctgcttctcctgcCTGCTGACTCATGCTTTCAACCTGACGAAGCTGGTGCGTGGGAGGAAGCCCCTGTCCTTGCTGGTGATGCTGGGCCTGGCCGTGGGCTTCAGCCTGGTGCAGGACGTCATTGCTATCGAGTACATCGTCCTCACCATGAACAGGACCAATGTCGCCATCTTCTCTGAGCTTTCTGCCTCTCGGCGTAATGAAGACTTTGTCCTGTTGCTCACCTATGTCCTTTTCTTGATGGCGTTGACCTTCCTCACGTCCTGCTCCATCTTCTGTGGATCCTTCACTGGCTGGAAGAGACACGGGGTCCACATCTTCCTCACCATGGTTCTCTCCATTGCCATCTGGGTGACGTGGATCACTCTGCTCCTGATTTCTGCCCTTGGCCCCGAGTGGGATGATACCACCCTCAGCTCAGCCCTGGTTGCCAATGGCTGGGTTTTCCTGTTGGCTTACATTGCGCCCGAGTTTCAGCTGCTCACGAAGCAACGGAACCCCATGGATTACCCTGTTGAGGATGCGTTTTGTAAACCTCAGCTCATGAAGCAGAGCTATGGTGTGGAGAACAGAGCCTACTCTCAAGAGGAAATCACTCAAG gcCTTGAAGAGCTAGGTGATACGCTCTATGCTCCCTATGCCACCCATTTTCAGCTGCAG AATCGGACCTCCCAAAAGGACTTCTCCATTCCGCGGGCCCAGACTCGGACCAGCCCTTACAATGActatgaaggaaggaaaggcgGCAGTTAG